In Halarcobacter bivalviorum, a genomic segment contains:
- a CDS encoding response regulator transcription factor — MNNLKKLTILYLEDEELIRTNVTEILGYMFEEVYEATNYEEALNKFTNNKVDIILSDISMSGKNGLDFVKHIRETNKSIPVILLTAHTDTKYLLEAVKLNLVDYLRKPVNFKELKDTLKKAAENCSVESDLIIEFEEEIIYNFTKKELTKENILIDITKKEMLLLDFLFKNKDRTVSKDEIQVNVWEDDFEATDSAFKSLMNKLRKKIGKNSIKNISKVGYKFNNMSS, encoded by the coding sequence ATGAATAATTTAAAAAAACTAACGATATTATATCTAGAAGATGAAGAGCTTATTAGAACCAATGTTACGGAAATATTAGGATATATGTTTGAAGAAGTTTATGAAGCTACAAACTATGAAGAAGCTTTAAATAAATTTACAAATAATAAGGTTGATATTATTTTGAGTGACATAAGTATGTCAGGAAAAAATGGCTTAGACTTTGTAAAACATATAAGAGAAACTAATAAAAGTATTCCTGTAATTTTATTAACTGCACATACAGATACAAAATATTTATTAGAAGCTGTAAAGTTAAATCTTGTAGACTATCTAAGAAAACCCGTTAATTTTAAAGAGCTAAAAGACACATTGAAAAAAGCTGCTGAAAATTGTAGTGTTGAATCAGATTTAATTATCGAATTTGAGGAAGAAATAATATATAATTTTACAAAAAAAGAGTTAACAAAAGAAAATATTTTAATAGATATTACAAAAAAAGAGATGCTTCTTTTAGATTTTTTATTTAAAAATAAAGATCGAACTGTTTCAAAAGATGAGATTCAAGTAAATGTATGGGAAGATGATTTTGAAGCAACTGATTCTGCTTTTAAATCACTAATGAATAAACTAAGAAAAAAAATAGGAAAAAATTCAATAAAAAATATTTCTAAAGTGGGTTATAAATTTAATAATATGAGTTCTTAA
- a CDS encoding HlyD family type I secretion periplasmic adaptor subunit translates to MNSNNDVRFVHNLYGQSNERPKFSVDFLFMFIVVFLIVLIIWASFAEIDELAKGEGKVIPSSKIQTIQSLDGGLIEEILVKSGEEVKKGQALIKIDTTRFQASLEESQESYNQWLAMRERLQVESNINLDKEVPELKFSDEVKKIAKDYIESENVLFKNRIKELKSSVNVLDSQKRQKKQELKEIEEEIRQLDTKIKLVKIQRNTIKKLVQTGIKSKVDLITIEKEYQQFIGDLKAAELSIPRTNYAITEIENKREEKITQFKTAASKELQRIEVEINKAQARLVSETDKVDKTVIKSSVDGIVKEIYMNTLGGVVQSGMNLLDIIPSSDNLLIEAKIDPKDIAFINPLQKAIVKVSAYDFTIYGGLEGQIVEISADSIIDKDSKDAKSYYKVIIKTEKNYLEKNGVKLPIIPGMIATVDIITGKKTIMDYILKPILKIKQNSLHEK, encoded by the coding sequence ATGAATAGTAATAATGATGTAAGATTTGTCCATAATCTTTATGGTCAATCAAATGAAAGACCTAAATTTAGTGTAGATTTTTTATTTATGTTTATAGTAGTATTTTTAATAGTTCTTATAATTTGGGCAAGTTTTGCAGAAATTGATGAATTAGCAAAAGGAGAAGGAAAGGTTATCCCTTCTTCTAAAATACAAACAATTCAATCTTTAGATGGAGGATTGATTGAAGAGATATTAGTAAAGTCTGGAGAAGAAGTTAAGAAAGGACAAGCTCTAATAAAAATTGATACAACAAGATTTCAAGCCTCGTTAGAAGAGAGCCAAGAAAGCTATAATCAATGGTTAGCTATGCGAGAAAGATTACAAGTAGAATCAAATATTAATCTTGATAAAGAAGTTCCTGAACTTAAGTTTTCTGATGAAGTAAAAAAAATAGCAAAAGATTATATTGAATCAGAAAATGTATTATTTAAAAATAGAATAAAAGAGCTTAAAAGTTCAGTAAATGTTCTTGATTCTCAAAAAAGACAAAAAAAGCAAGAGTTAAAAGAGATTGAAGAAGAAATTAGACAATTAGATACAAAAATAAAACTTGTAAAAATTCAGAGAAATACAATTAAAAAACTTGTTCAAACTGGTATTAAATCAAAAGTTGATTTGATTACTATTGAAAAAGAGTATCAACAATTTATTGGAGATTTAAAAGCAGCAGAATTATCAATTCCAAGAACAAATTATGCTATTACTGAAATCGAAAATAAAAGAGAAGAAAAAATCACTCAGTTTAAAACAGCTGCCTCAAAAGAGTTACAAAGAATTGAAGTTGAAATAAACAAAGCACAAGCTAGATTAGTCTCGGAAACAGATAAAGTTGATAAAACTGTAATTAAATCTAGTGTAGATGGAATTGTAAAAGAAATTTATATGAATACTTTAGGCGGAGTTGTTCAATCAGGTATGAATTTACTTGATATTATCCCTAGTAGTGATAACTTATTAATTGAAGCAAAAATTGATCCTAAAGATATCGCTTTTATTAACCCTTTACAAAAAGCGATTGTTAAAGTATCAGCATATGACTTTACAATTTATGGTGGACTTGAGGGACAAATTGTAGAGATTTCAGCAGATAGTATTATTGATAAAGATAGTAAAGATGCTAAGAGTTATTATAAAGTAATAATTAAAACTGAGAAAAATTATCTTGAGAAAAATGGAGTTAAGCTACCAATTATTCCAGGGATGATAGCAACAGTAGACATTATTACAGGTAAAAAAACAATTATGGATTATATTTTAAAACCAATTTTAAAAATAAAACAAAACTCATTACATGAAAAGTAA
- a CDS encoding sensor histidine kinase gives MNKNSLEEENQRLKQEIENLKSKVKQEIEHNRRNDEMLFQQSKMASMGEMIGNIAHQWRQPLMELSSIFMLIQSRIEYEGKISNTELLKQIGKSEEITSYMSQTIEDFRNFFAKEKKKEEYRLSKQISLSVSMVNNSLKQNNIKLEILLHKNPKHYGYKNEYAQVLINILNNARDALLLKNIENPKITLAVDKIDNFSILTVEDNAGGITIKPIEKVFEPFFTLDKKDGTGIGLFMSKLIVENNMNGKLLVENGKYGAKFIIKIPLY, from the coding sequence TTGAATAAAAATAGTTTAGAAGAAGAAAACCAAAGATTAAAGCAAGAAATTGAAAATCTTAAAAGTAAAGTAAAACAAGAGATAGAACATAATAGAAGAAATGATGAAATGCTTTTTCAACAAAGTAAAATGGCTTCTATGGGTGAAATGATTGGAAATATTGCTCATCAATGGAGACAGCCACTTATGGAGCTCTCTTCTATTTTTATGCTAATTCAAAGTAGAATTGAATATGAAGGAAAGATTTCAAATACTGAATTATTAAAACAGATAGGAAAATCAGAAGAAATTACTTCATATATGTCTCAAACTATAGAAGACTTTAGAAACTTTTTTGCAAAAGAGAAAAAAAAAGAAGAATATAGATTATCAAAACAGATTAGCTTATCTGTTAGTATGGTAAATAACTCACTTAAACAAAATAATATCAAATTAGAAATCTTATTACATAAAAACCCTAAACATTATGGATATAAAAATGAATATGCACAAGTACTTATTAATATTTTAAATAATGCAAGAGATGCACTTCTTTTAAAAAATATTGAAAATCCAAAAATCACATTAGCTGTTGATAAAATCGATAACTTTAGTATATTGACAGTAGAAGATAATGCTGGTGGGATTACAATAAAACCAATAGAAAAAGTATTTGAACCTTTTTTTACTTTAGATAAAAAAGATGGAACAGGTATTGGTCTTTTTATGTCAAAACTTATTGTTGAAAATAATATGAATGGTAAATTACTCGTAGAGAATGGTAAATATGGAGCAAAATTTATAATAAAAATCCCTCTTTATTAA
- a CDS encoding type I secretion system permease/ATPase: MEDKTVNQNERRVDSLLENLFFLSKYYQRNSSKDSLIDGLSIFNEVMNVNNFIKASKKIGLISKFVTREKIEDISKYTLPTVIFTNKYESMVLLDYDIENNISKVIIPELSDGEIELPFEELESLYVGKVIIIKPVYNFENRASKMLSITEPKKWFWGTMKRNKEFYTRIIVASIFINIFVLALPLFIMNVYDRILPNNAIESLWALAIGVFVVMIFDFALKSIRAYYIGMASKRADIVMSNKIFDHILNLRLDSKPASTGMFVNRLHSFEAIREFFTTATITALVDVPFVFIFVAIIFYIGGPLGWIPVLTIILSLLFSYFMQTKTKNLVASTIKEEQLKQTSLNETVTGLEIIKSVRGQNRMKTHFDKSLGQTAYFGEKAQLLTQVASNFTDFLSKFSNVAIIVFGVYIATSGDMTMGAIVAAMMLNRRAVAPASKIVTLVIKYDRTVVALKNLDEIMQMDVEKENKVYLSRPELKGDIEFKDVSFSYKNHNYEVLKSINLKIKQGEKVAILGKIGSGKSTLIKLIQNLYVPTKGSVLIDNTDVRQIDPVDLRKAIGVVPQEPFLFMGSVKDNITIGDPFATDEEILNASKISGVHDFLGKHESGYDFIVGERGEGLSGGERQAITLARALVGNPHFMILDEPTNSMDKQTEKAFIKRLNSILSNQTVIVVTHKFSLLSIVDRVIVLDDGKIIADGPKDKVFGNNKAVKSQDE; the protein is encoded by the coding sequence TTGGAAGATAAAACAGTCAATCAAAATGAAAGAAGAGTAGACTCTTTATTAGAGAATCTTTTCTTTTTATCTAAATATTATCAACGAAATAGTTCTAAAGACTCATTAATAGATGGCTTATCTATCTTTAATGAGGTTATGAATGTAAATAATTTTATAAAAGCTTCAAAAAAGATTGGGCTTATTAGTAAATTTGTTACTAGAGAAAAAATAGAAGATATCTCTAAATATACTTTACCAACAGTAATATTTACAAACAAATATGAATCAATGGTTCTTTTAGATTATGATATTGAAAATAATATTTCAAAAGTAATTATTCCTGAATTGAGTGATGGAGAGATAGAACTTCCTTTTGAAGAGCTTGAAAGTTTATATGTTGGAAAAGTAATTATTATAAAACCAGTTTATAACTTTGAGAATCGTGCTTCAAAAATGCTTTCTATTACAGAACCTAAAAAATGGTTCTGGGGAACAATGAAAAGAAATAAAGAGTTTTATACAAGAATTATTGTTGCTTCTATATTCATTAATATCTTTGTATTGGCTTTACCTTTATTTATAATGAATGTATATGACAGAATTTTACCTAATAATGCAATTGAATCACTTTGGGCTTTAGCAATAGGTGTTTTTGTAGTGATGATTTTTGATTTTGCATTAAAATCAATTAGAGCATATTATATAGGTATGGCATCAAAAAGAGCAGATATTGTAATGTCTAATAAAATTTTTGATCATATCTTAAATTTAAGATTAGACTCAAAACCTGCATCTACAGGTATGTTTGTAAATAGATTACATTCTTTTGAAGCCATTAGAGAATTTTTTACTACAGCAACAATTACAGCTTTAGTAGATGTTCCTTTTGTTTTTATATTTGTAGCAATAATTTTTTATATAGGTGGACCGTTAGGTTGGATTCCTGTACTTACAATTATTCTATCTTTACTTTTTTCATATTTTATGCAAACAAAAACAAAAAATCTTGTTGCAAGTACTATTAAAGAAGAACAACTTAAGCAAACATCTTTAAATGAAACAGTAACAGGATTAGAGATTATAAAAAGTGTTCGTGGTCAAAATAGAATGAAAACTCATTTTGATAAATCGTTAGGTCAAACTGCATATTTTGGAGAAAAAGCACAGCTTTTAACTCAAGTTGCAAGTAACTTTACAGACTTTTTATCAAAGTTTTCTAATGTTGCAATTATTGTTTTTGGTGTATATATAGCAACATCAGGAGATATGACAATGGGAGCTATAGTAGCTGCTATGATGTTAAATAGAAGAGCTGTAGCTCCTGCATCAAAAATAGTTACTTTGGTAATCAAATATGATAGAACAGTTGTTGCATTAAAGAATCTTGATGAAATAATGCAAATGGATGTAGAAAAAGAGAATAAAGTATATTTAAGTAGACCTGAATTAAAAGGTGATATAGAATTTAAAGATGTATCTTTTTCTTATAAAAATCATAATTATGAAGTATTAAAAAGTATAAATTTAAAAATTAAGCAAGGTGAAAAAGTAGCAATTTTAGGAAAAATTGGTTCTGGAAAATCTACACTTATTAAACTTATTCAAAATCTATATGTGCCTACAAAAGGATCAGTTCTAATTGATAATACAGATGTAAGACAAATTGATCCAGTTGATTTAAGAAAAGCAATTGGTGTTGTTCCTCAAGAGCCATTTTTATTTATGGGAAGTGTTAAAGATAATATAACAATTGGAGATCCTTTTGCAACAGATGAAGAGATTTTAAATGCTTCAAAAATTAGTGGTGTTCATGATTTTTTAGGAAAGCACGAATCAGGATATGACTTTATTGTTGGTGAAAGAGGTGAAGGTTTAAGTGGAGGAGAAAGACAAGCTATTACTTTAGCTAGAGCTTTAGTTGGAAATCCACACTTTATGATTTTAGATGAGCCAACAAACTCAATGGATAAACAAACTGAAAAAGCTTTTATAAAAAGATTGAATAGTATTTTGTCAAATCAAACAGTAATTGTAGTAACACATAAATTCTCATTACTTTCAATTGTTGATAGAGTAATAGTTTTAGATGATGGAAAAATTATTGCAGATGGACCAAAAGATAAAGTTTTTGGAAATAATAAAGCTGTAAAGAGTCAAGATGAATAG
- a CDS encoding TolC family protein — MKKLAHILLVTGISFSASNAVSLKESVVRTLDTNPDVLSEKLNKEAYRKYVDEEKADYYPTLDFQAFLEDTETRSDRDNVETDPTTGRKDGWNTSLTLEQIIYDGGKTPSEVEEFRHKYFSNKYRSNQRVEEIVKRTVDSYLDLVKYQELLDLSNLNLKIHEDYLILAQEKEAVSGEILETYEVNSKKHFLIDRYLEQEVEQKEIKNTFLQYTSIKNVGNVCRPQIDDNLIPKTSEENVEDALRKNLKILKAVEDIKEQRENIVQANATFLPTLRFQWQGSLDDDLAYPENGRQDISRSRLILNWNLFEGGKNKIQKEREKLFLLEKQKILDNVVNEVVKEANTNYYKYQNQKKRIENYKKYVQDNKNIRDVYIKQLEDGTRTFIDVLNAESEYYRSEIDLLNYEYELYQLYFNILIDRGMLSYSVLTSNNQSCKAFIPTKYNSRFKNQNKKDDTELKDLDLLNELGADLNLTKEEQLSADKEISDIINGKKVEVVEEKVIETTKAEFPEGKYTINIASIDQKESVKEYLNNYKLNKDKIFAYNTNNTTNLIYGSFDNLENAISEMKNIDKNIIDKKIYIDTLSKHKLLYDKFKSNNQ, encoded by the coding sequence ATGAAAAAGTTAGCACATATACTACTTGTAACGGGGATTTCTTTTTCTGCATCAAATGCGGTATCATTAAAAGAGTCTGTTGTAAGGACACTAGATACTAATCCTGATGTATTATCAGAAAAACTAAATAAAGAAGCATATCGAAAATATGTTGATGAAGAGAAAGCAGATTATTATCCTACTCTAGATTTTCAAGCATTTTTAGAAGATACTGAGACTAGAAGTGATAGAGATAATGTCGAAACTGATCCTACTACAGGAAGAAAAGATGGGTGGAATACTTCTTTAACTCTTGAACAAATTATTTATGATGGAGGGAAAACTCCTAGTGAAGTAGAAGAGTTTAGACATAAATATTTTTCAAATAAATATAGAAGTAATCAAAGAGTAGAAGAAATAGTTAAAAGAACTGTTGATAGTTATTTAGATTTAGTAAAATATCAAGAGTTATTAGATCTATCTAATTTAAATCTTAAAATCCATGAAGATTATTTAATTTTAGCTCAGGAAAAAGAAGCAGTAAGTGGTGAAATTTTAGAAACATATGAAGTTAACTCAAAAAAACACTTTTTAATAGATAGATATTTAGAACAAGAAGTAGAACAAAAAGAGATAAAAAATACTTTCTTACAATATACAAGTATAAAAAACGTAGGTAATGTATGTAGACCCCAAATAGATGATAATTTAATTCCTAAAACAAGTGAAGAAAATGTTGAAGATGCTTTAAGAAAAAACTTAAAGATTTTAAAAGCTGTAGAAGATATAAAAGAACAAAGAGAAAATATAGTACAAGCTAATGCCACTTTTTTACCTACATTAAGATTCCAATGGCAAGGGTCATTAGATGATGATTTAGCTTATCCTGAAAATGGAAGACAAGATATTTCAAGAAGTAGGTTAATTTTAAATTGGAATTTATTCGAAGGTGGTAAAAATAAAATTCAAAAAGAGAGAGAAAAATTATTTCTATTAGAAAAACAAAAAATTCTTGATAATGTGGTTAATGAAGTAGTAAAAGAAGCTAATACTAATTATTATAAATATCAAAATCAAAAGAAAAGAATAGAAAATTATAAAAAATATGTACAAGATAATAAAAATATTAGAGATGTATATATTAAGCAGTTAGAAGATGGTACAAGAACATTTATCGATGTATTAAATGCTGAATCAGAATATTATAGATCAGAAATTGATTTATTAAATTATGAATATGAGTTATATCAACTTTACTTCAATATACTAATTGATAGAGGGATGTTAAGTTATTCTGTTTTAACTTCAAATAATCAAAGTTGTAAAGCTTTTATTCCTACAAAGTATAATAGTAGATTTAAAAATCAAAATAAAAAAGATGATACTGAATTAAAAGATTTAGATTTATTAAATGAATTAGGTGCTGATTTAAACTTAACAAAAGAAGAGCAACTATCTGCAGATAAAGAGATTAGTGATATTATCAATGGAAAAAAAGTTGAAGTAGTAGAAGAAAAAGTTATAGAAACTACAAAAGCAGAATTTCCTGAAGGAAAGTATACGATTAATATTGCAAGTATAGATCAAAAAGAGAGTGTAAAAGAATATCTGAATAATTATAAGTTAAATAAAGATAAGATTTTTGCATACAATACTAACAATACAACTAATTTAATCTATGGAAGTTTTGATAATCTAGAAAATGCCATTTCAGAAATGAAAAATATTGATAAAAATATAATAGATAAGAAGATATATATCGATACATTAAGTAAGCATAAACTACTATATGATAAATTTAAAAGTAATAATCAATAA